One Candidatus Nitronauta litoralis genomic window, CCACTCACGACGATATAACCAAAGCCGTGCTTGCAGAATATTTTGAGCAACCCCTGGTACATAATGAACGGGTTCATAGCATGGTCGAGTCCTTTTTTAAAAAAAGAGGCAAGCCCATAAAAGATCGTATTTTGTCGCAGGCTGAGGTGCCTGAAGGTGCCACTGTTTTGTTTAATGAAAAAGGTACTGCACCGGGTTTTTTATTTAAGGACGGAAACAGGAAAGTATTCGCTTTGCCAGGAGTCCCGCTTGAGATGGAGCATCTCCTGGAAACCTGGGTTGTGCCAGAGCTCGAAGGTGAAGGGAAGTCAACCATTGTGCATCGGGTTTTAAATACAACCGGTATAAGCGAGTCGGCCTTATGGGACAAGACAGGTCCCGTAGCAGATTTTGAAAAGGGGGTGTCGATTGCTTCCCTGCCTTCCCACCTCGGAGTGCGTATTCGGTTGACAGCAAAAGGAAACACAAAAGAAACACTGGTTGCTGATCTTGACCGCGCAGAAGCATCGTTACGCGATTGTTTGCAACATTATATTTATTCTGTGGATGGTGAAACGCTGGAAGAGGTTGTCGGAGGGTTGTTGCGAGAACGCAAATACACTCTGGCTACGGCAGAATCCTGTACGGGCGGCTTGATCTCTTCACGC contains:
- a CDS encoding competence/damage-inducible protein A, yielding MNNLQAEILTIGNEVISGLIQDTNARKLASRLNEIGVWVSRFTSIGDDRAAILEEIKRILSRSDILIITGGLGATHDDITKAVLAEYFEQPLVHNERVHSMVESFFKKRGKPIKDRILSQAEVPEGATVLFNEKGTAPGFLFKDGNRKVFALPGVPLEMEHLLETWVVPELEGEGKSTIVHRVLNTTGISESALWDKTGPVADFEKGVSIASLPSHLGVRIRLTAKGNTKETLVADLDRAEASLRDCLQHYIYSVDGETLEEVVGGLLRERKYTLATAESCTGGLISSRITRVPGSSDYFKEGAVTYSNQAKMERLSVPSKILDDHGAVSEPVAAAMARGIRLASDSDIAVSVTGIAGPGGGSADKPVGLTFIAVSDKEGEFVEQHVFHQDRGRNQDRAAQAALNLVRLRLSGEKLE